In Stieleria varia, one genomic interval encodes:
- the tyrS gene encoding tyrosine--tRNA ligase, translating to MPTDDLIAELRWRGLIHQTTDEAGLDQLLKSGQQTVYIGFDPTASSLHVGSMMQLMLLRRFQKAGHRPIALVGGATGMIGDPSGKSEERNLLSAEQLQANVAGVEAQMRRFLDFDGPNAALLLNNYEWMQGYSYLEFLRDVGKNFPVGAMMGKESVRARLGSDAGLSYTEFSYMLLQAYDFVQLCREHGCRIQAGGSDQWGNVTAGIDLGRRMLGEQLFGLTAPLLTTSDGKKMGKTERGAIWLDAERTSPYAFYQYWINVGDDDVMRCIAYLTEIEQDEYNGLADATKNDPGRNEAQKRLASWMTGFVHGEDGLASAEKATKIFFGGDIEDVSDAGLVEIFADVPSKELATSELGGEGLWIIDALQHAGLAKSGGEARRTVKEGGAYINNKRVTDMDLRLFEKDLASETVMVLRKGKRNYALLRFV from the coding sequence ATGCCGACTGACGATCTGATTGCGGAACTTCGCTGGCGAGGACTGATCCATCAAACGACCGACGAAGCCGGACTGGATCAGTTGCTCAAATCCGGTCAACAAACGGTGTACATCGGGTTTGATCCGACTGCGTCAAGCTTGCATGTCGGCAGCATGATGCAGTTGATGTTGCTGCGGCGATTTCAGAAGGCCGGGCACCGTCCGATCGCGTTGGTCGGTGGCGCGACGGGGATGATCGGCGACCCCAGTGGCAAAAGCGAGGAACGCAACTTGTTGTCGGCCGAGCAGTTGCAGGCCAACGTCGCCGGCGTGGAAGCACAGATGCGGCGGTTCCTGGATTTCGACGGACCCAATGCCGCCTTGTTGTTGAACAACTACGAGTGGATGCAAGGCTACAGCTACCTGGAATTCTTGCGTGATGTCGGCAAGAACTTTCCCGTCGGCGCGATGATGGGCAAGGAATCCGTTCGCGCCCGCTTGGGCAGCGATGCGGGATTGAGTTACACCGAGTTCAGCTACATGCTGCTGCAAGCCTATGACTTTGTGCAGTTGTGTCGCGAGCACGGATGTCGCATTCAAGCAGGCGGCAGCGACCAGTGGGGCAACGTCACCGCAGGCATTGACTTGGGGCGCCGAATGCTCGGCGAACAACTCTTTGGCCTGACCGCTCCGCTGCTGACCACCAGCGACGGAAAGAAAATGGGCAAGACCGAGCGTGGAGCGATCTGGCTCGATGCCGAGCGCACCAGCCCCTACGCGTTTTACCAATACTGGATCAACGTCGGCGACGACGACGTGATGCGGTGCATCGCCTACCTGACGGAAATCGAACAGGACGAGTACAACGGCCTGGCCGACGCGACCAAGAACGATCCGGGACGCAACGAGGCTCAAAAGCGGTTGGCAAGCTGGATGACAGGTTTTGTCCATGGTGAAGATGGCCTGGCGTCGGCGGAGAAAGCCACCAAGATCTTTTTCGGTGGGGACATCGAAGACGTCTCGGATGCCGGACTGGTCGAGATCTTTGCCGATGTGCCCAGCAAGGAACTGGCCACCAGCGAGCTAGGCGGCGAAGGACTTTGGATCATCGACGCGTTGCAGCATGCCGGGCTGGCCAAGAGCGGTGGCGAGGCCAGGAGAACGGTCAAGGAAGGCGGTGCGTACATCAACAACAAACGCGTCACCGACATGGATCTGCGTCTTTTCGAAAAAGACTTGGCCAGTGAAACCGTGATGGTGCTCCGCAAGGGGAAACGCAATTATGCTCTGTTACGCTTTGTTTGA
- a CDS encoding Gfo/Idh/MocA family protein produces the protein MGINAPLNRKLRMALVGGGQGSFIGRVHSIAACLDNRAVVTAGALSSNPERAKASAPDYDIAESRAYSSYQEMLETEAKLPEDERIDFVSITTPNHVHFEVADAAVKAGFNVVCDKPMTFDLDQAETLLKSVQESNVVFAVSHNYTGYPLVRQAREMILNGELGEINAIRSQYIQGWLRTQLEAEDQKQAAWRTDPSKSGAAGAFGDIATHAYNLGRYMTGLLPETVSCSLKTFVEGRKLDDYGTAIIRYESGALGSVTASQISHGRENDVEIEIDGTKGSLKWRQENPNEMIVRQNGKPHQIYTRDPNAPFTNGSGAAACRLPSGHPEAFFEAFANVYSSAFDAMVARAAGETVEQRDTVYPNVYDGVEGMYFIQQCVASSSQDAAWLPLKHAAARK, from the coding sequence ATGGGCATTAACGCACCGTTGAATCGAAAACTACGTATGGCCCTGGTGGGCGGCGGACAAGGCTCCTTTATCGGCCGTGTCCATTCCATTGCGGCTTGCCTGGACAATCGCGCCGTGGTCACTGCGGGAGCGTTGAGCAGCAACCCAGAGCGAGCCAAAGCGTCGGCCCCCGACTACGACATCGCGGAATCCCGGGCATATTCCAGCTACCAGGAAATGCTGGAAACGGAAGCCAAATTGCCCGAAGACGAGCGGATCGATTTCGTCAGCATCACGACACCCAACCACGTCCACTTTGAAGTCGCCGATGCGGCGGTCAAGGCCGGGTTCAACGTCGTTTGCGACAAACCGATGACGTTCGATTTGGATCAAGCCGAGACGTTGCTGAAGTCCGTTCAGGAAAGCAACGTCGTGTTTGCGGTTTCGCACAACTACACGGGTTACCCGTTGGTTCGCCAAGCACGTGAGATGATTCTCAACGGCGAGCTGGGTGAGATCAACGCGATTCGGTCTCAGTACATCCAGGGTTGGCTGCGGACTCAGTTGGAGGCGGAAGATCAAAAACAGGCCGCTTGGCGAACCGACCCCAGCAAGAGCGGCGCGGCCGGCGCGTTCGGCGACATCGCGACGCATGCCTACAACCTGGGACGCTACATGACAGGCTTGTTGCCCGAGACGGTCAGTTGTTCGCTGAAGACGTTTGTGGAAGGCCGCAAGCTGGATGACTACGGCACCGCCATCATCCGCTACGAAAGCGGTGCCCTTGGCAGCGTGACCGCTTCGCAAATCAGCCACGGCCGCGAGAACGATGTCGAAATCGAAATCGATGGCACCAAGGGTTCGTTGAAATGGCGTCAAGAAAACCCGAATGAAATGATCGTTCGCCAAAACGGCAAGCCGCACCAGATCTACACGCGTGACCCCAACGCGCCCTTCACCAACGGCAGCGGTGCGGCGGCATGCCGATTGCCCAGTGGTCACCCCGAAGCGTTCTTTGAAGCGTTTGCGAATGTTTACTCGTCCGCGTTTGATGCCATGGTCGCTCGTGCCGCGGGCGAGACGGTGGAGCAACGCGACACGGTGTACCCGAACGTGTACGATGGGGTGGAAGGCATGTACTTTATTCAGCAATGCGTTGCCAGCAGCAGTCAAGACGCGGCGTGGTTGCCGTTGAAGCACGCTGCGGCGCGAAAGTAA
- a CDS encoding DUF4347 domain-containing protein: MKKQTQWSFAPLEARTMLAGDAGLAVADVATVDLPTTEQTTNESSVPSVVFVDQTLVDLTTLIDGVDPSAEIVLLDPKQDFIDQIGKGLSGRYNVSAVHLVTHGAEGRIVLGGQVIDESALAARSSDVSLWSQSLSSDADILLYGCHSGSGVSGQSLMELISDLTGADVAASIDRTGADSEHGNWTLERHVGQIDTVIAFTVDSRNRFRGTLNVTVAATGSTGQEIAQLLIDDAVVAQWDVGTSESPFVYQSEQLLTADQIKVHFVNDLYQPELGIDRNLTVDYVEINGQRFESESEATFSTGTWFNEDGIAAGYGRGDTLHANGYFQYGGSQPTGLLNLDGRYFNDNPGTTAYMSAGQLVVTAGQADGVAWTGTTIDGGAEYVFSVDGFRQGETSAFAVTAGPAVVGIDFYDESGVEIGEQFVALQTNDVVNGNVNTLQFTTPTDARYASIWVWVQNTDLAGPSPVAVEQSSAIISSVSLDKITSADTTPPTASFDSNLTITERTGTISFSVVYEDNFKLGPDGRIRVTGPNGFDQIARVAFSIDDPNAFNPDQRTTITFVDAASSSGFFDTSTNGTYTVELLPDSLRDEAGNVAPGQVLGTFLVDVQVPIDFVPPTVSLTTTQTNVRPDGIIQFSLQYDDNVTYPETRQVPDRVTVTGPNGFSATAQAIAGGSQAPATVFEVFYLTRDDGLPFELGEYFVSVAEGAIVDTAGNPNAAGLLGSFQLIG; the protein is encoded by the coding sequence ATGAAGAAACAAACCCAATGGTCGTTTGCGCCCTTGGAAGCTCGCACCATGCTGGCAGGCGACGCCGGGCTTGCCGTGGCCGATGTCGCTACGGTCGATTTGCCCACCACCGAGCAGACGACCAACGAATCCAGCGTCCCCTCGGTCGTCTTTGTGGATCAGACGCTCGTCGATTTGACGACACTCATTGACGGAGTCGACCCGTCGGCCGAGATCGTGTTGTTGGATCCCAAACAAGATTTCATCGATCAAATTGGAAAGGGATTGTCGGGGCGATACAACGTATCGGCCGTTCACTTGGTCACCCATGGGGCTGAGGGGCGAATCGTGCTGGGAGGGCAAGTCATCGATGAGTCGGCTCTGGCTGCTCGGTCATCGGATGTTTCTCTTTGGTCTCAGTCCCTTTCCAGTGACGCCGATATCTTGCTGTACGGTTGTCATTCTGGTTCGGGAGTCTCTGGCCAATCATTGATGGAATTGATCTCGGATTTGACCGGTGCTGATGTGGCTGCTTCGATCGACCGAACCGGCGCCGATAGCGAGCACGGCAACTGGACGTTGGAACGGCACGTTGGCCAGATCGATACGGTGATCGCGTTCACTGTCGATTCCAGAAACCGATTTCGTGGCACATTGAATGTCACCGTTGCGGCCACGGGCAGTACCGGACAAGAAATCGCTCAGTTGTTGATCGACGATGCCGTGGTTGCGCAGTGGGACGTCGGCACCAGCGAAAGCCCATTCGTCTATCAATCCGAACAATTGCTGACGGCCGATCAAATCAAAGTCCACTTCGTCAACGATCTGTATCAACCTGAGTTGGGAATCGACCGCAACTTGACCGTCGATTATGTCGAGATCAACGGGCAACGTTTTGAGTCAGAAAGCGAAGCAACGTTTTCAACGGGGACATGGTTCAATGAAGACGGGATCGCCGCCGGGTATGGGCGTGGTGATACGTTGCACGCCAACGGCTATTTCCAATACGGTGGCTCACAGCCGACCGGTTTGCTGAATCTGGACGGGCGATACTTCAACGACAACCCGGGCACCACGGCCTACATGAGTGCCGGTCAATTGGTGGTCACCGCGGGACAAGCTGATGGTGTGGCGTGGACGGGAACCACGATCGACGGCGGTGCCGAATACGTGTTCTCCGTCGACGGATTCCGCCAAGGAGAAACGTCGGCGTTCGCTGTGACCGCTGGCCCCGCAGTTGTCGGCATTGATTTCTATGATGAATCGGGGGTCGAAATCGGCGAGCAATTCGTCGCTTTGCAGACAAATGATGTCGTCAACGGAAATGTGAATACATTGCAATTCACTACGCCCACAGACGCCCGATATGCATCGATCTGGGTTTGGGTTCAGAACACGGACTTGGCCGGGCCCAGTCCAGTCGCGGTGGAGCAAAGTTCGGCAATCATTTCGTCGGTGTCACTCGACAAAATCACTTCGGCGGACACCACGCCACCGACCGCATCCTTTGACAGCAACCTGACCATCACGGAACGAACAGGCACGATCAGTTTCTCCGTTGTGTACGAAGACAATTTTAAGCTGGGACCGGACGGACGAATTCGTGTGACCGGCCCGAACGGGTTTGACCAAATCGCTCGTGTGGCATTTTCGATTGATGATCCCAATGCGTTCAATCCTGACCAGCGTACAACGATCACGTTTGTCGACGCGGCATCCAGCTCAGGATTCTTTGACACCTCGACCAACGGAACCTACACGGTCGAACTGCTGCCGGATTCGCTTCGTGACGAAGCTGGCAACGTTGCCCCTGGGCAGGTCCTGGGAACCTTTTTGGTCGACGTCCAGGTCCCGATCGATTTTGTGCCGCCAACGGTCAGCTTGACGACGACGCAAACCAATGTTCGGCCTGATGGGATCATTCAGTTTTCGCTGCAGTACGACGACAACGTCACGTACCCTGAGACGAGGCAGGTTCCTGATCGCGTGACGGTGACCGGACCCAATGGTTTCTCGGCAACGGCCCAAGCCATTGCTGGCGGCAGTCAGGCTCCAGCCACCGTGTTTGAGGTTTTCTATCTGACGCGTGATGACGGCTTGCCATTCGAACTCGGCGAGTACTTCGTCTCCGTCGCCGAAGGTGCCATCGTTGACACGGCAGGCAACCCGAACGCCGCCGGGCTGCTGGGTTCGTTTCAGTTGATCGGCTGA
- a CDS encoding ATP-dependent helicase has product MSDGAAGNHGLNEAQAEAVRTLSGPLLVLAGAGTGKTRVVTFRIANLIRSGIAPDRILAVTFTNKAAGEMKERIGELLGHKKRRLRKGEKPPPAPTVSTFHAHCVRVLRRHAKALGYPEKFSIYDRSDQESLARGILRELRLSNTALKPGDMLSIISNWKNASIHPDRAAMVAGNDKEHFAAAGYRRYQAGLQARGAMDFDDLLLQTEVLFDQHPDIRDIEAARFDHVLVDEYQDTNGSQYRITKHLAGRHRNLCVVGDDDQSIYAWRGADVTHILSFGKDWPDAKIVCLESNYRSTGAILEMANRLIQFNSERHDKILRASRPDGIRPRIAQFKDEQEEAKTVVAEISHLIHNEHIQPRDIAILFRTNEQPRLFETELRKADVPYVMLGSQSFFDRREVRDIVAYLKWIDQPNDEVSLLRVINTPARGISTKTIKTLMENAVKVGKPIWQVMMDQEVVDMLQPAAQRGIADLRSILEDVQQRATNESLTAAMDTLISRTGYAGEITRLYDDPLERESRMASIGEVSNAIGAFEDGREKADLTGFLADIALSGKEMGNEKDKLAAQNAVWLLTMHAAKGLEFPVVYMVGMEEGLLPHSRSVKSGREEDIAEERRLCYVGVTRAQEKLTLSMALTRRKWGKARPTIPSQFLYEITGQAQNPNQFRKRRSATINS; this is encoded by the coding sequence ATGTCTGACGGAGCAGCCGGCAATCACGGATTGAACGAAGCCCAAGCGGAAGCGGTGCGGACCCTGTCCGGACCGCTTCTCGTGCTGGCCGGTGCCGGGACCGGCAAGACTCGAGTCGTCACATTCCGCATCGCGAATCTGATCCGCAGTGGGATCGCGCCCGACCGAATCCTGGCGGTGACCTTCACCAACAAGGCCGCCGGTGAGATGAAGGAACGGATCGGGGAACTGCTCGGTCACAAAAAACGACGACTTCGCAAGGGTGAGAAACCGCCGCCTGCCCCCACCGTCAGCACGTTCCACGCCCACTGCGTCCGCGTGCTGCGACGTCATGCCAAAGCGCTCGGCTATCCGGAAAAATTCTCGATCTACGATCGTAGCGATCAAGAATCCCTCGCTCGCGGCATCTTGCGAGAACTCAGGCTGTCCAACACCGCACTCAAACCCGGTGACATGCTGTCGATCATCAGTAATTGGAAGAACGCATCGATCCATCCCGATCGAGCCGCCATGGTGGCGGGCAACGACAAAGAACACTTTGCCGCCGCCGGATACCGCCGCTACCAAGCCGGTTTGCAAGCTCGCGGCGCGATGGACTTTGACGACCTGCTGCTGCAAACCGAAGTCCTCTTTGACCAGCATCCCGACATTCGGGACATCGAGGCCGCTCGCTTTGATCACGTCCTGGTCGACGAGTACCAAGACACCAACGGCAGCCAATATCGAATCACCAAACACCTTGCCGGTCGACATCGAAATCTGTGCGTCGTGGGCGACGACGATCAATCGATCTACGCGTGGCGTGGCGCCGATGTCACGCACATCCTGAGCTTCGGCAAGGACTGGCCGGATGCCAAGATCGTCTGCCTGGAAAGCAACTATCGCAGCACCGGCGCCATCCTGGAGATGGCAAACCGTTTGATCCAATTCAACAGCGAACGCCACGACAAAATCCTCCGAGCCTCTCGCCCCGACGGCATTCGACCACGAATCGCTCAGTTCAAAGACGAACAGGAAGAGGCCAAGACCGTGGTCGCTGAAATCAGCCATCTGATTCACAACGAACACATTCAACCTCGCGACATCGCCATCCTGTTCCGCACCAACGAACAGCCACGACTCTTTGAAACCGAATTGCGCAAAGCCGACGTGCCCTACGTGATGCTCGGCAGCCAGTCGTTCTTTGATCGTCGCGAAGTACGTGACATCGTCGCTTATCTGAAATGGATCGATCAGCCCAACGACGAAGTCTCCCTGCTCCGCGTGATCAATACTCCCGCACGCGGCATCAGTACCAAAACGATCAAGACCCTGATGGAGAATGCGGTCAAAGTCGGCAAGCCGATTTGGCAAGTCATGATGGATCAGGAGGTGGTCGATATGCTGCAACCGGCAGCCCAACGAGGCATCGCCGATCTTCGTTCGATCCTGGAAGACGTCCAACAAAGAGCGACCAACGAAAGCCTGACGGCCGCAATGGATACGCTGATCAGTCGGACCGGATACGCGGGCGAAATCACGCGACTCTACGATGATCCGCTGGAACGTGAATCCAGAATGGCGTCGATCGGCGAAGTCAGCAATGCGATCGGAGCGTTCGAAGACGGTCGCGAAAAGGCGGACCTGACCGGCTTCTTGGCGGACATCGCGCTGAGCGGCAAAGAAATGGGCAACGAAAAGGACAAGCTCGCGGCGCAAAATGCAGTTTGGCTACTGACCATGCACGCAGCCAAAGGACTGGAGTTTCCTGTGGTGTACATGGTCGGCATGGAAGAAGGCCTCTTGCCCCACAGTCGCAGCGTCAAAAGCGGTCGCGAGGAGGACATCGCCGAAGAACGCCGTCTGTGTTACGTCGGCGTGACCCGCGCCCAGGAAAAACTCACGCTCTCCATGGCCCTGACACGTCGCAAATGGGGCAAAGCACGTCCGACGATCCCGAGCCAATTCTTGTACGAGATCACCGGGCAAGCGCAAAACCCGAATCAGTTTCGCAAGCGACGTTCCGCGACCATCAACTCATGA
- a CDS encoding sigma-70 family RNA polymerase sigma factor — MTESANPQSPNSPRDASESSSDSQKGVLADALDSSDPDTGEACSQESPPVDISDPAIIAQYEPYLRMLARTQMRRAYQAKIGASDMVQQAMLQAVQGLDGFRGATEAEFRAWLRQILARHLCHLDRDLHRDKRDIRREQSMEQKLAQSSMRLEGLLAGRGPTASQQFVLGENVIQVADAINRLPGTQADAVRLHYLDGLKLSEVAEQMGKSTGAVAGLLHRGMKTLRRQLG; from the coding sequence ATGACCGAATCCGCGAATCCCCAAAGCCCAAATTCTCCAAGAGACGCCTCGGAATCGAGTTCCGATTCCCAGAAGGGTGTCCTCGCGGATGCCCTAGATTCTAGTGATCCAGATACGGGTGAGGCATGTAGCCAGGAAAGTCCACCGGTCGACATCAGCGACCCGGCGATCATCGCACAATACGAACCCTATCTGCGAATGCTAGCACGCACTCAAATGCGTCGTGCGTACCAGGCAAAGATCGGTGCGTCGGACATGGTCCAGCAAGCGATGTTGCAAGCCGTGCAGGGTTTGGACGGATTTCGTGGAGCCACCGAAGCCGAATTCAGGGCGTGGTTGCGTCAGATCTTGGCTCGCCATCTGTGTCATTTGGATCGCGATCTGCACCGAGACAAACGAGATATCCGTCGCGAACAATCAATGGAGCAAAAGCTGGCCCAGTCCTCGATGCGTTTGGAAGGACTGTTGGCCGGCCGAGGTCCCACCGCCAGTCAACAATTCGTGCTCGGCGAAAACGTGATCCAAGTCGCAGACGCCATCAACCGGTTGCCTGGCACTCAAGCCGATGCGGTTCGGTTGCATTATCTGGATGGACTGAAACTCAGCGAAGTCGCCGAGCAGATGGGCAAGTCCACCGGAGCCGTCGCAGGACTGCTGCACCGCGGCATGAAAACCCTCCGTCGCCAACTGGGCTGA
- the ispD gene encoding 2-C-methyl-D-erythritol 4-phosphate cytidylyltransferase translates to MPVATDTNADSSMGSSERCTAVILPAAGSGRRFGAQQNKLFADLAGKTLWQHAAERLSANPNVRHLVMPISETDRPRFEGEFGVWIQERGIHLVPGGRERTDSVRAGLDFLRSDERFQDVRLVAVHDAARPLVSDHDIGAVIQAAAKIGAAVLATPVSSTVKRRLNDEHSISTIDRSDLWLAQTPQVFRLDWLAEAYEKHRGRPATDDAELVERLGRPVALIAGSTDNLKITHPDDLPLAESILNRQLHSNTMPHAD, encoded by the coding sequence ATGCCCGTCGCGACCGACACCAATGCCGATTCATCGATGGGATCGAGTGAACGATGTACCGCTGTGATCTTGCCGGCGGCGGGCAGCGGTCGGCGTTTCGGTGCGCAGCAGAACAAGCTGTTCGCCGATCTGGCCGGCAAAACACTGTGGCAGCATGCGGCGGAGCGTCTGTCGGCGAACCCGAATGTTCGTCACCTTGTCATGCCGATATCGGAAACCGACCGGCCAAGGTTCGAAGGCGAATTCGGCGTGTGGATCCAGGAACGCGGGATTCACCTCGTGCCCGGTGGACGGGAGCGAACCGACAGCGTGCGAGCCGGGCTGGATTTTTTGCGATCGGACGAGCGTTTTCAGGACGTTCGTTTGGTCGCGGTCCACGACGCCGCACGGCCACTGGTCAGCGACCACGACATCGGCGCCGTGATCCAGGCGGCGGCCAAAATCGGAGCGGCAGTCTTGGCGACTCCGGTTTCTTCGACGGTGAAACGCCGGCTCAACGACGAACACTCGATCTCCACGATCGACAGGAGCGACCTGTGGCTTGCCCAAACCCCGCAAGTCTTTCGTCTGGATTGGCTGGCGGAGGCTTACGAAAAACACCGCGGCAGACCTGCCACTGACGACGCCGAACTGGTGGAACGATTGGGGCGTCCGGTTGCACTGATCGCGGGTTCCACCGACAACTTAAAGATCACGCATCCGGACGACCTGCCGCTCGCAGAGTCCATTTTGAACCGACAACTCCATTCCAACACGATGCCCCATGCCGACTGA
- a CDS encoding calcium-binding protein encodes MRYFKTLAAALLTTACLIGSASAGGPDYDIDDHCDPLNGYVQLILDDSHDLIYISRDDDKLDIRGLMFDSNVFDDVPDPFVFDEEELENLADKDFHYRNGFDDVQRVIILCRDGNDVVITDNDVPVIIFAFGEDGNDILQGSMMDDGLQGGLGEDVLSGKDGNDVLNGGFDGERDRLQGGLGVDTFIQFYELETITQVVQPVFQRITLDIRNFNRFISNRRPTIQTTTTTVRHDEEILVDFEPNEDILNETEI; translated from the coding sequence ATGCGTTACTTCAAGACACTTGCAGCAGCACTTCTGACCACCGCTTGCCTCATCGGATCCGCCAGCGCTGGTGGCCCCGATTACGACATCGACGATCATTGTGACCCGTTAAACGGATACGTTCAGCTCATTCTGGACGACTCTCATGATCTCATCTACATTTCACGTGATGACGACAAGCTTGACATTCGTGGATTGATGTTTGACTCCAATGTCTTCGACGACGTGCCCGATCCGTTCGTTTTCGACGAAGAAGAATTGGAAAATTTGGCAGACAAGGACTTTCATTACCGCAACGGTTTCGACGATGTCCAGCGGGTCATCATCCTTTGCCGTGACGGCAACGACGTAGTGATTACAGACAACGATGTTCCGGTCATCATCTTTGCTTTTGGCGAAGATGGCAACGATATCTTGCAGGGCAGCATGATGGACGACGGATTGCAAGGGGGATTGGGAGAGGATGTCCTGAGCGGAAAAGACGGCAATGACGTCCTCAATGGCGGTTTCGACGGCGAGCGAGATCGACTGCAAGGAGGCCTCGGCGTCGACACCTTTATTCAATTCTACGAATTGGAAACCATCACCCAAGTCGTTCAGCCGGTATTCCAACGAATCACACTGGATATCCGTAACTTCAACAGATTCATTTCTAATCGTCGCCCGACAATACAAACGACCACGACCACGGTTCGACACGATGAAGAAATCCTGGTCGACTTTGAACCCAACGAGGACATCCTGAACGAAACCGAGATCTGA
- a CDS encoding sigma-54-dependent transcriptional regulator, translating into MPDYEPSHFRLLVVDNEAAHARAMTESLEKVGYQCTVATSGPEAVKRIESDTFDIIITDMVMNDVDGMKVLELARKRLPDCEVVMVTGHATVPIAVEAMQQGAFNFLEKPITPNRLRAIVEKAVGAVGLRRRNTELLQRLDERFGFEGLIYTSKKMQTVVDRLRRISATDATVLITGENGTGKEVVAQAIHQNSPRRNKSIVAINTGAIAENLVESELFGHVKGAFTGADADRVGAFEYANGGTLFLDEVGDMPMSTQIKLLRVLEESKITRVGGNKPINVNVRLVSATNRPLEDMIDAGTFRSDLYFRLKVVTVELPPLRERNEDVIPLMDHFRKQFLRRHDKPTAHFTPQVTKRFFAYQWPGNVRELRNFVEMMVVLDTDGKLDVDDLPPELSDDSNVELPELPASIPGGNSDLVGQPLSVIERWAIEETLKLTNDNREEAAKILGIGARTLYRRLDQYKSGTGETSESADD; encoded by the coding sequence ATGCCCGATTACGAACCTTCGCATTTTCGGTTGTTGGTGGTGGACAACGAAGCCGCTCATGCCCGCGCGATGACCGAAAGTTTGGAAAAGGTGGGCTATCAGTGCACCGTCGCCACCAGCGGTCCGGAGGCAGTCAAGCGAATCGAGAGTGACACCTTTGACATCATCATCACCGACATGGTGATGAATGATGTCGATGGAATGAAGGTGCTCGAACTGGCTCGCAAGCGTTTGCCGGATTGTGAAGTCGTCATGGTGACGGGGCACGCGACGGTGCCGATCGCGGTGGAAGCGATGCAGCAGGGTGCGTTCAATTTCCTCGAAAAACCGATCACACCCAACCGCTTGCGGGCGATCGTCGAGAAGGCCGTCGGAGCAGTCGGTCTGAGACGCCGCAATACAGAATTGCTGCAACGATTGGATGAACGCTTTGGCTTCGAAGGCCTGATCTACACCAGCAAGAAGATGCAGACCGTCGTCGATCGTCTGCGTCGAATCTCTGCCACCGACGCAACGGTGTTGATCACTGGAGAAAACGGTACCGGCAAAGAAGTCGTCGCGCAGGCGATTCACCAAAACAGCCCGCGGCGCAACAAGAGCATCGTCGCGATCAACACCGGTGCCATCGCTGAGAATCTTGTGGAGAGCGAACTGTTCGGTCACGTCAAAGGTGCCTTTACCGGTGCCGATGCGGATCGCGTGGGCGCATTTGAGTACGCAAACGGGGGAACGCTGTTTTTAGATGAAGTCGGCGACATGCCGATGAGCACGCAGATCAAGCTGCTGCGGGTCCTGGAGGAGAGCAAGATCACACGAGTGGGCGGCAACAAACCGATCAATGTCAACGTGCGTCTTGTGTCGGCGACCAACCGACCATTGGAGGACATGATCGACGCGGGCACCTTCCGCAGCGATTTGTACTTTCGATTGAAAGTCGTCACCGTGGAGTTGCCACCGTTGAGGGAGCGAAACGAAGACGTGATCCCCTTGATGGATCACTTCCGCAAACAGTTCTTGCGTCGTCACGACAAGCCGACCGCTCACTTCACGCCTCAGGTGACCAAGCGATTCTTTGCCTACCAATGGCCGGGAAACGTCCGCGAGTTGAGAAACTTTGTGGAAATGATGGTCGTTTTGGACACGGATGGCAAACTCGATGTCGATGATTTGCCCCCCGAACTTTCGGATGACAGCAATGTGGAACTTCCGGAGCTGCCGGCGTCCATACCGGGGGGCAACTCGGATTTGGTCGGGCAGCCACTCAGCGTGATCGAGCGTTGGGCGATCGAGGAAACGTTGAAATTGACCAACGATAATCGCGAGGAAGCGGCAAAGATCCTGGGCATCGGGGCTCGAACCCTGTACCGACGCTTGGATCAATACAAAAGCGGGACGGGCGAAACGAGTGAATCAGCCGACGATTAG
- a CDS encoding gamma-glutamylcyclotransferase family protein, translating into MTQDPAKSLHHFFVYGTLKRGQCRERMWPAAPLRIAPAWTLGHLYGRDDYPAMTTGTDRVLGECWTYESSDVEAVFKTLDEIEGTEGNSPTDLYHRHEIQIHLLDDETRLFAQAYFYVKPPETDGFQRIQPDANHHVVWPPFIPS; encoded by the coding sequence ATGACCCAAGATCCCGCAAAGTCGCTTCATCACTTCTTTGTCTACGGAACTCTCAAACGTGGCCAGTGTCGCGAACGAATGTGGCCCGCCGCCCCGCTTCGCATCGCCCCCGCGTGGACCCTCGGTCACCTCTACGGCCGCGATGATTACCCGGCCATGACAACGGGCACTGACAGGGTTTTGGGTGAGTGTTGGACCTACGAATCTAGCGACGTCGAGGCCGTCTTCAAAACCCTCGATGAGATCGAAGGCACCGAGGGTAATTCCCCAACGGACCTGTACCATCGCCACGAGATCCAAATCCATTTGCTCGACGATGAAACACGCCTGTTCGCCCAAGCGTACTTCTACGTCAAGCCACCCGAAACCGACGGCTTCCAGCGAATCCAGCCCGACGCCAACCACCACGTGGTTTGGCCACCATTCATCCCCTCCTGA